A genomic region of Kineococcus endophyticus contains the following coding sequences:
- a CDS encoding ROK family transcriptional regulator, translating into MTSVEDPASPVVTTPRRPARGGARERLLDALRAAGPVSRVELAARTGLTEASVSTTVKRLLAEGVVVEVGQSRTAGKPRTLLQLDPGGRTAVGIDLATTTVTYVLTSQTGGILARLTRRIAPTADAAELASRLARDVDRLLAGSGTDRGTCLGIGLVWGGPDGGLLRRTGRDAEVSTVVVDADGLRRELTRVTGWPVLVENDATAAAVGEYWVARLDASRSFAALYLGGGLGAGIVLEGTALRGARGMAGEFGHVCVEPDGPACRCGGRGCLEVVAGPDVVVRRAVEDPQARTEAGLDETSRRALSTEFAAVARAARTGGSACRVLLDESARHVAAAAETLVNLLDLDLLVLTGPGFAAAPGIYSTAITDRFGAASSRVWRRPVTVTVSSAAATAPAVGAAALLLQERLTR; encoded by the coding sequence GTGACGTCCGTGGAGGACCCGGCGAGCCCGGTGGTGACGACGCCCCGGCGTCCCGCCCGAGGGGGAGCCCGCGAGCGTCTGCTGGACGCCCTGCGCGCCGCCGGCCCCGTGAGCCGCGTCGAGCTCGCCGCCCGCACCGGACTCACCGAGGCGTCGGTCTCGACGACGGTGAAGCGGTTGCTCGCCGAGGGCGTCGTCGTCGAAGTCGGTCAGAGCCGCACCGCGGGGAAGCCGCGCACCTTGCTGCAGCTGGACCCTGGGGGCCGGACCGCCGTCGGCATCGACCTGGCCACGACGACCGTCACCTACGTGCTCACCAGCCAGACCGGAGGGATCCTGGCGCGCCTGACCCGGCGCATCGCCCCCACGGCGGACGCGGCCGAGCTGGCGAGCCGGTTGGCCCGGGACGTGGACCGGCTGCTCGCGGGCAGCGGGACCGACCGGGGCACGTGCCTCGGGATCGGCCTGGTCTGGGGCGGTCCCGACGGCGGGCTGCTGCGGCGGACCGGGCGCGACGCGGAGGTGTCCACCGTGGTCGTCGACGCCGACGGTCTGCGGCGCGAGCTGACGCGGGTGACGGGGTGGCCCGTCCTGGTGGAGAACGACGCGACGGCCGCCGCGGTCGGGGAGTACTGGGTGGCGCGCCTCGACGCGTCCCGCTCGTTCGCCGCGCTGTACCTGGGAGGCGGGCTCGGGGCCGGCATCGTCCTGGAGGGGACCGCGCTGCGGGGGGCGCGCGGGATGGCGGGGGAGTTCGGGCACGTCTGCGTCGAGCCGGACGGGCCGGCGTGCCGTTGCGGTGGGCGGGGCTGCCTCGAGGTCGTCGCGGGACCCGACGTGGTCGTGCGGCGCGCCGTCGAGGACCCGCAGGCCCGCACCGAAGCCGGGCTGGACGAGACGTCCCGTCGCGCGCTGTCGACGGAGTTCGCGGCCGTCGCCCGCGCCGCGCGGACCGGTGGGAGCGCCTGCCGCGTACTGCTCGACGAGTCCGCCCGGCACGTCGCGGCGGCGGCGGAGACCCTGGTGAACCTGCTCGACCTGGACTTGCTCGTGCTCACTGGCCCGGGGTTCGCCGCCGCGCCGGGGATCTACTCCACCGCCATCACCGACCGCTTCGGCGCCGCGTCGTCGCGGGTGTGGCGGCGCCCCGTGACCGTGACGGTGTCGTCCGCCGCCGCGACCGCCCCCGCCGTGGGGGCGGCCGCGCTGCTGCTGCAGGAGCGGCTCACCCGCTGA
- a CDS encoding ABC transporter ATP-binding protein, translating to MTSVSVTHLTKDYSLRAGLRRTPLRAVDDVSFDLLPRRTVALVGESGSGKSTIAKLLTRLEKPTSGSVDVRLDDGTPVVGSVYRRQVQMVFQDPFASLNPFHSVGHHLARPLLLHQRTRGAAQTHERVLEMLERVNLTPADVVAARRPHELSGGQRQRVAIARALAPGAKVLVADEPVSMLDVSIRLGVLNLLARLQREEDLAVLYITHDLATARHFSDEVLVLYQGRVVERGPADAVILDPHHDYTKLLAQAAPDPERLGKVVATEAVADRAAIDNSVCYDHHLGTWTGADRPAPVPG from the coding sequence GTGACCAGCGTCAGCGTCACCCACCTCACGAAGGACTACTCCCTGCGCGCCGGGCTGCGCCGCACCCCGTTGCGCGCCGTCGACGACGTGAGCTTCGACCTGCTGCCCCGCCGCACCGTCGCCCTCGTCGGGGAGTCCGGGTCCGGCAAGTCGACCATCGCGAAACTGCTGACCCGGCTGGAGAAGCCGACGTCGGGATCGGTCGACGTCCGGCTCGACGACGGGACCCCCGTCGTCGGGTCGGTGTACCGGCGGCAGGTGCAGATGGTGTTCCAGGACCCGTTCGCCTCGCTCAACCCGTTCCACTCCGTCGGGCACCACCTCGCCCGTCCCCTGCTGCTGCACCAGCGCACCCGCGGCGCCGCCCAGACCCACGAACGGGTCCTGGAGATGCTGGAACGCGTCAACCTCACCCCCGCCGACGTCGTCGCCGCCCGCCGGCCCCACGAGCTGTCCGGCGGGCAGCGCCAGCGCGTCGCCATCGCCCGCGCCCTGGCACCGGGGGCGAAGGTGCTCGTGGCCGACGAACCCGTCTCGATGCTCGACGTGTCCATCCGGCTCGGCGTGCTGAACCTGCTGGCCCGCCTGCAGCGCGAGGAGGACCTCGCCGTCCTCTACATCACGCACGACCTGGCCACCGCACGGCACTTCTCCGACGAGGTCCTCGTCCTGTACCAGGGCCGCGTCGTGGAGCGCGGACCGGCGGACGCCGTGATCCTCGACCCCCACCACGACTACACGAAGCTGCTGGCGCAGGCGGCCCCCGACCCCGAACGGCTCGGCAAGGTCGTGGCGACCGAGGCCGTCGCCGACCGCGCGGCCATCGACAACAGCGTCTGCTACGACCACCACCTGGGAACCTGGACGGGTGCGGACCGCCCCGCACCGGTCCCGGGCTGA
- a CDS encoding class I SAM-dependent methyltransferase — protein MDDHERTREAWGRAGEKYVREHAEFLEQARTATLFPHELEVVADLLRQGPEVLHLMSGNGVDDHALLRAGAVRVTGLDYDERAVTSAQERADALGAPIRYVRADVPPFPVPDASVDLVYTGKGAVVWVADLDAWAQETARVLRPGGHLFVHEAHPMVPLYDLDAQTTRMRDDRSYFAASHVNDTFPAHGAVEWQHTVGSIVTAVAGAGLRVEVLREHPAPFWKPGEVEAAAWDGRLPNSYSLLARLSG, from the coding sequence GTGGACGATCACGAGCGCACGCGCGAGGCCTGGGGACGGGCGGGCGAGAAGTACGTCCGGGAGCACGCGGAGTTCCTCGAGCAGGCCCGCACTGCGACCCTCTTCCCGCACGAGCTGGAGGTCGTCGCAGACCTGCTCCGGCAGGGCCCGGAGGTCCTGCACCTCATGAGCGGCAACGGGGTCGACGACCACGCCCTGCTCCGCGCGGGGGCCGTGCGCGTCACGGGGCTGGACTACGACGAGCGGGCGGTGACGTCGGCGCAGGAGCGGGCCGACGCCCTCGGCGCGCCGATCCGGTACGTCCGGGCGGACGTCCCGCCCTTCCCCGTGCCGGACGCCTCGGTCGACCTCGTCTACACCGGCAAGGGCGCGGTGGTGTGGGTCGCTGACCTCGACGCGTGGGCACAGGAGACGGCCCGGGTGCTGCGGCCGGGCGGGCACCTCTTCGTCCACGAGGCGCACCCGATGGTCCCGCTCTACGACCTCGACGCGCAGACCACGCGGATGCGCGACGACCGGAGCTACTTCGCCGCCTCCCACGTCAACGACACCTTCCCCGCCCACGGCGCGGTCGAGTGGCAGCACACGGTGGGGTCGATCGTCACGGCGGTGGCCGGGGCGGGGCTGCGCGTCGAGGTGCTGCGCGAGCACCCCGCACCGTTCTGGAAGCCGGGCGAGGTCGAGGCCGCGGCGTGGGACGGGCGGCTGCCGAACTCCTACAGCCTGCTGGCCCGCCTCAGCGGGTGA
- a CDS encoding ABC transporter substrate-binding protein, producing MPRHMPRPTPRTRTRLTRLLTAGAAAGLLVTVAACSAPDSGSGGDGSTLVAYTGQAGDYQINFNPFSPSDIGSKGLIYEPLFFINKTATGDPKPLLGTEYSWNENGTVLSVTLREGVRWSDGEPFTADDVVFTYQMLLDHKGINGTGFDAAVAKVDDTHVTFTWPEPAFTKGPDVITTVIVPEHLWKDIDPENDVVEKPVGTGAYTLADFKGQAYTVKANPTYWGGEPKVKTVRYLALSGNQAGADAIAAGTVDWQTGPIPDMANTHENFPNYDTGSVAQNQMVLGACADAALGCIGPQTDPAVRQALFYAIDRTQLNKLAFQDTAEEISPTMALTSTQKAEISPSVQPQVAPTTAEPSKADQILTADGWAKGADGIYAKDGQKLSLTVEVVTGWTDYITAIQTIAAQAKAAGIEVNAAQSSWNEWTDKRFKGNFQLAIDSLWQGPAPDPYYLYSYFYDSRMTAKVGEKALGNNYARFADPAVDAALDTLSTLSPQDTAGRQAQFDVIQKAVVDQMPYIPLMTGANTSVWNTAKFSGWPVNGEQYAYPAVWSALDAAEILKTLTPKNAS from the coding sequence ATGCCCCGTCACATGCCCCGTCCCACGCCCCGAACCAGGACCCGCCTCACCCGTCTCCTCACCGCGGGGGCCGCCGCCGGCCTGCTCGTCACGGTCGCCGCGTGCTCCGCTCCCGACAGCGGTTCCGGCGGCGACGGCTCCACGCTCGTCGCCTACACGGGCCAGGCAGGCGACTACCAGATCAACTTCAACCCCTTCTCCCCCTCCGACATCGGGTCCAAGGGGCTGATCTACGAACCGCTGTTCTTCATCAACAAGACGGCGACCGGCGATCCCAAACCCCTGCTCGGCACCGAGTACAGCTGGAACGAGAACGGCACCGTCCTGTCCGTGACCCTGCGCGAGGGCGTGAGGTGGAGCGACGGAGAACCGTTCACCGCCGACGACGTCGTCTTCACCTACCAGATGCTGTTGGACCACAAGGGCATCAACGGCACGGGTTTCGACGCCGCCGTGGCCAAGGTCGACGACACCCACGTGACGTTCACCTGGCCCGAACCCGCCTTCACCAAGGGCCCCGACGTCATCACCACGGTCATCGTCCCCGAGCACCTGTGGAAGGACATCGACCCCGAGAACGACGTCGTCGAGAAGCCCGTCGGCACCGGCGCCTACACGCTCGCCGACTTCAAGGGGCAGGCGTACACCGTCAAGGCCAACCCGACCTACTGGGGCGGGGAACCCAAGGTCAAGACCGTGCGCTACCTCGCGCTGTCCGGGAACCAGGCCGGGGCGGACGCCATCGCGGCCGGCACGGTCGACTGGCAGACCGGCCCGATCCCCGACATGGCGAACACGCACGAGAACTTCCCGAACTACGACACCGGCTCGGTGGCGCAGAACCAGATGGTCCTCGGCGCGTGCGCCGACGCGGCCCTGGGCTGCATCGGCCCGCAGACCGACCCGGCCGTCCGCCAGGCCCTCTTCTACGCGATCGACCGGACGCAGCTGAACAAGCTGGCGTTCCAGGACACCGCCGAGGAGATCTCCCCGACCATGGCGCTCACGTCCACGCAGAAGGCCGAGATCTCCCCCTCGGTCCAGCCGCAGGTCGCCCCGACGACGGCGGAACCGTCCAAGGCCGACCAGATCCTCACGGCGGACGGCTGGGCCAAGGGCGCCGACGGCATCTACGCCAAGGACGGGCAGAAGCTGTCCCTCACCGTCGAGGTCGTGACGGGCTGGACGGACTACATCACCGCGATCCAGACCATCGCCGCGCAGGCCAAGGCCGCCGGCATCGAGGTCAACGCCGCCCAGTCCTCCTGGAACGAGTGGACCGACAAGCGGTTCAAGGGCAACTTCCAGCTCGCCATCGACTCTCTGTGGCAGGGTCCGGCCCCCGACCCGTACTACCTCTACAGCTACTTCTACGACAGCCGGATGACGGCGAAGGTCGGCGAGAAGGCGCTGGGCAACAACTACGCGCGCTTCGCCGACCCGGCCGTCGACGCCGCGCTGGACACCCTGTCCACCCTGAGCCCCCAGGACACCGCGGGTCGGCAGGCGCAGTTCGACGTCATCCAGAAGGCCGTCGTCGACCAGATGCCCTACATCCCGCTCATGACCGGGGCCAACACCAGCGTCTGGAACACCGCGAAGTTCTCCGGCTGGCCCGTCAACGGTGAGCAGTACGCCTACCCGGCCGTCTGGTCGGCCCTGGACGCCGCGGAGATCCTCAAAACGCTGACCCCCAAGAACGCGTCGTGA
- a CDS encoding ABC transporter permease: MNYLLRKLGFYAVACWAALTLNFVIPRLLPGDPVDILLAKLSQRGAVVTPETRAAYATLLGGDTNTPLLSQYWTYLGNIVRGDLGTSISYFPAPVTDVISASMPWTVVLIGLATVIASFLGVLLGAFVGWRPGTWLDSMVPATTLLAAVPYFWLSLVLVYVLSRVLGWFPSQGGYDVVLDPGWNLQFIGSAVYYGFLPALTIVVASVGGWLLGMRNMMVSTLSEDYVLTARAKGLPGRWILRDYAARNAVLPSVAGFAISLAFVVSGSVVTEQVFSYPGIGSRLLAAVTNNDYALMQGVFLFITLAVLGANLVVDLLYTVIDPRTRAR, translated from the coding sequence GTGAACTACCTCCTGCGCAAGCTCGGCTTCTACGCCGTCGCCTGCTGGGCGGCCCTCACGCTGAACTTCGTCATCCCGCGCCTCCTGCCCGGAGACCCCGTCGACATCCTGCTGGCCAAGCTCAGCCAGCGCGGCGCCGTCGTCACGCCCGAGACCCGCGCCGCCTACGCGACGCTCCTCGGGGGCGACACGAACACCCCGCTGCTGTCGCAGTACTGGACGTACCTGGGGAACATCGTCCGGGGCGACCTCGGCACGTCGATCAGCTACTTCCCCGCCCCGGTCACCGACGTCATCTCGGCGTCGATGCCGTGGACGGTCGTCCTCATCGGACTGGCCACGGTCATCGCCTCCTTCCTCGGCGTTCTCCTGGGGGCGTTCGTGGGCTGGCGGCCGGGGACCTGGCTGGACTCGATGGTCCCGGCGACGACCCTGCTGGCCGCGGTGCCGTACTTCTGGCTCTCCCTCGTCCTCGTCTACGTGCTCTCCCGCGTCCTGGGCTGGTTCCCCAGCCAGGGCGGCTACGACGTCGTCCTGGACCCGGGCTGGAACCTGCAGTTCATCGGCTCGGCCGTCTACTACGGGTTCCTGCCCGCCCTGACGATCGTCGTCGCCTCCGTGGGCGGCTGGCTGCTGGGGATGCGCAACATGATGGTGTCCACGCTCTCGGAGGACTACGTCCTGACGGCCCGCGCCAAGGGCCTGCCGGGGCGCTGGATCCTGCGCGACTACGCCGCCCGCAACGCCGTCCTGCCGTCCGTCGCCGGTTTCGCCATCTCGCTGGCGTTCGTGGTGTCGGGTTCGGTCGTGACCGAGCAGGTGTTCTCCTACCCCGGCATCGGCTCGCGCCTGCTGGCCGCGGTGACGAACAACGACTACGCGCTCATGCAGGGGGTTTTCCTGTTCATCACCCTGGCGGTCCTGGGCGCGAACCTCGTCGTGGACCTGCTCTACACGGTCATCGATCCGCGCACCCGCGCCCGCTGA
- a CDS encoding glycoside hydrolase family 2 protein → MDVLALHDGWTLRPVAGDVPAEVSTAGAVAATVPGSVHTDLLGAGLIPDPYVADHEERLRWLHRTSWEYRTRLDLTASPGERIDLQFDGLDTVATVSLGGRVLGRTANMHRSHRFEVTDLAPGGDLVVRFDSALEHAEAVEKDIGARPRAYDHPYNAVRKMACSFGWDWGPDLQTAGVWRPITLQRWRTARLTQVRTRTELAGTTGRVLVDVEVERSGLEEPTPLTVRLEARGATSTVEVDAATTRATVVLELPDAPVWWPRGYGDQPLVDVEVDLLDAGTVLDGRQLRTGFRTVRLDVTPDEFGTGTTLVVNDAPVFVRGVNWIPRDHLLTRMDADRYAAALDDAVDAHCNLVRVWGGGIWESDDFHRLCDERGLLVWHDVPLACAAYAEEEPLRGELEAEVRENVTRLAHHPAIVVWSGGNENLQGHEDWGWKEELGSSTWGGGYYRDLFPALLAELDPGRPYQPGSPSSPDGVHPNDPDHGTNHEWDVWNRLDWTAYRDRVPRFCAEWGFQAPPTFATIDEFLPADQRSSTSPVFLAHQKALDGNGKLDRGMAPHTGVPDGFDDWVWAAQLNQARAVACGVEHHRTWWPRTAGSVYWQLDDCWPVTSWAVVDGSGRRKPAFHALRRSFAPRMLCVAPREGVPQLALVNDTGEEWRTRVRVRRTDVAGTVLAATDVDVTVAARAVHLEPLPLVRSREEPVVVDADGLRALHVEAADTELPWTREPWTTTTTAVDGGFAVRVEAHALARDVTLTADGALPDASVDGGLVTLLPGEHHTFLVRTAAPDGEGLAAQLRAANQFGTGG, encoded by the coding sequence ATGGACGTGCTCGCACTGCACGACGGCTGGACCCTGCGCCCGGTGGCGGGCGATGTCCCGGCCGAGGTCTCGACGGCCGGCGCGGTCGCCGCCACCGTCCCGGGCTCGGTCCACACCGACCTGCTCGGCGCGGGGCTCATCCCCGACCCCTACGTCGCCGACCACGAGGAGCGGCTGCGCTGGCTGCACCGGACGTCGTGGGAGTACCGCACGCGCCTCGACCTGACCGCCTCCCCCGGCGAGCGGATCGACCTGCAGTTCGACGGTCTCGACACCGTCGCCACGGTCTCGCTCGGTGGCCGCGTCCTGGGGCGGACGGCCAACATGCACCGCTCCCACCGGTTCGAGGTCACCGACCTCGCCCCCGGAGGGGACCTCGTCGTGCGGTTCGACTCCGCCCTGGAGCACGCCGAAGCCGTGGAGAAGGACATCGGCGCGCGGCCGCGCGCGTACGACCACCCGTACAACGCCGTCCGCAAGATGGCCTGCAGCTTCGGCTGGGACTGGGGACCGGACCTGCAGACGGCGGGCGTGTGGCGGCCGATCACGCTGCAGCGCTGGCGCACCGCGCGCCTGACCCAGGTGCGCACGCGCACCGAACTGGCCGGCACCACCGGCCGGGTCCTCGTCGACGTCGAGGTCGAACGGTCCGGACTGGAGGAGCCCACCCCGCTCACCGTGCGGTTGGAAGCCCGGGGCGCCACGTCGACGGTGGAGGTCGACGCCGCCACCACGCGCGCCACCGTCGTCCTCGAGCTGCCCGACGCCCCCGTGTGGTGGCCGCGCGGGTACGGCGACCAGCCCCTGGTCGACGTGGAGGTCGACCTCCTCGACGCGGGGACGGTGCTCGACGGCCGCCAGCTGCGGACGGGGTTCCGCACGGTGCGCCTCGACGTGACCCCCGACGAGTTCGGCACGGGGACCACGCTCGTCGTCAACGACGCCCCCGTGTTCGTGCGCGGGGTCAACTGGATCCCGCGCGACCACCTGCTGACGCGGATGGACGCGGACCGCTACGCGGCGGCGCTCGACGACGCGGTCGACGCGCACTGCAACCTCGTCCGCGTGTGGGGCGGCGGGATCTGGGAGAGCGACGACTTCCACCGCCTCTGCGACGAACGCGGTCTGCTCGTCTGGCACGACGTCCCGTTGGCGTGCGCCGCGTACGCCGAGGAGGAACCCCTGCGCGGGGAACTCGAGGCCGAGGTGCGCGAGAACGTCACGCGCCTGGCGCACCACCCCGCGATCGTCGTGTGGAGCGGCGGCAACGAGAACCTGCAGGGCCACGAGGACTGGGGCTGGAAGGAGGAACTCGGTTCCTCCACGTGGGGCGGGGGGTACTACCGCGACCTCTTCCCGGCCCTGCTCGCCGAACTCGACCCGGGCCGGCCCTACCAGCCGGGCAGCCCGTCGAGCCCGGACGGCGTGCACCCCAACGACCCCGACCACGGTACGAACCACGAGTGGGACGTCTGGAACCGCCTCGACTGGACCGCCTACCGCGACCGCGTCCCGCGGTTCTGCGCGGAGTGGGGGTTCCAGGCGCCGCCCACGTTCGCCACGATCGACGAGTTCCTGCCCGCCGACCAGCGCTCGAGCACGTCGCCGGTGTTCCTGGCCCACCAGAAGGCGCTCGACGGCAACGGCAAGCTCGACCGCGGGATGGCACCCCACACCGGCGTGCCCGACGGTTTCGACGACTGGGTGTGGGCGGCGCAGCTGAACCAGGCCCGCGCGGTGGCGTGCGGCGTCGAGCACCACCGCACGTGGTGGCCGCGCACCGCGGGTTCGGTGTACTGGCAGCTCGACGACTGCTGGCCCGTAACCTCGTGGGCCGTCGTTGACGGGTCGGGGCGCCGCAAACCCGCGTTCCACGCCCTGCGCCGGTCGTTCGCGCCGCGGATGCTCTGCGTCGCCCCGCGCGAGGGAGTGCCGCAGCTCGCCCTCGTCAACGACACCGGCGAGGAGTGGCGCACCCGCGTGCGGGTGCGCCGGACCGACGTCGCGGGCACCGTGCTCGCCGCGACCGACGTCGACGTCACCGTGGCGGCGCGCGCGGTGCACCTGGAACCGCTGCCGCTGGTCCGGTCGCGGGAGGAACCCGTCGTGGTCGACGCGGACGGCCTGCGGGCCCTGCACGTCGAGGCCGCCGACACCGAACTCCCCTGGACCCGGGAGCCGTGGACCACCACGACGACCGCCGTCGACGGCGGGTTCGCCGTCCGCGTCGAGGCGCACGCGCTGGCCCGGGACGTCACGCTGACCGCGGACGGCGCGCTGCCCGACGCATCGGTCGACGGCGGCCTGGTGACGCTGCTGCCCGGGGAGCACCACACGTTCCTGGTCCGCACCGCCGCCCCGGACGGGGAGGGACTGGCGGCGCAGCTGCGCGCGGCCAACCAGTTCGGGACGGGCGGGTGA
- a CDS encoding LacI family DNA-binding transcriptional regulator: protein MSPAERTTVGLVIPGPAHRIGVEPYFAELVDGIEEVLHPLGCSVLVLVVPDLTAELATYRRWSRDGTVQLVVVVDLLDDDVRPGVLTDLGLPHVLAAHVDSPYACTSDVADDGTRLTEAVRYLARLGHTRLGHVSGPAHLVHTGERRRAISRAATDLGVRVETVEGDYTAGSGVDAVGLLLSRPLRPTAVVFDNDVMAVAALEHLTADGRDVPGDVSLLSADDSPLCEVSVPPVSAMTVDVHHRGHRIGRAVLAVLAGGHARQPPSPPSQVVERGTTAAPRLVAAESGG, encoded by the coding sequence GTGAGCCCCGCGGAGCGCACGACGGTGGGCCTGGTCATCCCCGGCCCGGCCCACCGGATCGGGGTCGAACCGTACTTCGCCGAACTCGTCGACGGGATCGAGGAGGTCCTGCACCCGTTGGGCTGCAGCGTCCTCGTGCTCGTCGTCCCCGACCTCACGGCCGAACTGGCCACCTACCGGCGGTGGAGCCGGGACGGCACCGTGCAGCTCGTCGTGGTCGTCGACCTCCTGGACGACGACGTGCGGCCCGGGGTCCTGACCGACCTGGGTCTGCCGCACGTGCTGGCCGCCCACGTCGACAGCCCGTACGCCTGCACCTCCGACGTGGCCGACGACGGGACGCGCCTCACCGAGGCCGTCCGGTACCTCGCACGCCTGGGCCACACCCGGCTCGGGCACGTCAGCGGTCCGGCGCACCTCGTGCACACCGGCGAGCGCCGCCGGGCCATCTCCCGGGCCGCGACGGACCTCGGCGTGCGGGTCGAGACGGTCGAGGGCGACTACACCGCGGGGTCCGGGGTCGACGCGGTGGGACTCCTGCTGTCGCGGCCGCTGCGTCCCACCGCCGTCGTGTTCGACAACGACGTGATGGCCGTCGCGGCGCTGGAGCACCTGACGGCCGACGGCCGGGACGTGCCCGGGGACGTGAGCCTGTTGTCGGCCGACGACTCGCCGTTGTGCGAGGTGTCCGTGCCGCCGGTGTCGGCGATGACGGTGGACGTGCACCACCGGGGTCACCGGATCGGGCGCGCCGTCCTCGCCGTCCTGGCCGGCGGCCACGCCCGGCAACCCCCGAGCCCGCCCTCGCAGGTGGTCGAACGCGGCACGACGGCGGCACCCCGCCTGGTGGCGGCAGAATCGGGCGGGTGA
- a CDS encoding ABC transporter ATP-binding protein, with protein MSTSTRTEPVLSVRDVTVVYETEDPVTAVSSASFDLHRGEILGLAGESGCGKTTLAYAVNRLHQPPARIASGSVVLHDATTGTDVDVLALGEEELRAFRWSKLSMVFQGAMNALNPVRSVGAQLDDTLRAHAPQLDRRARRDRSAEVLTRVGVSPDRLRAYPHELSGGMRQRVMIAMAMLLEPQVMIMDEPTTALDVVVQRDILREIVRLRDEMQFAVVFITHDLPLLLEISDRIAVMRGGVVVELDTAENLYRHAAHPYTRKLLGSFPSLSGDRGAFIRSGELDAELSEETA; from the coding sequence GTGAGCACCTCGACCCGTACCGAACCCGTGCTCAGCGTCCGCGACGTGACCGTCGTGTACGAGACGGAGGACCCCGTGACCGCGGTGTCCTCCGCGAGCTTCGACCTGCACCGCGGGGAGATCCTCGGCCTGGCCGGGGAGTCCGGCTGCGGCAAGACGACCCTGGCCTACGCCGTCAACCGCCTGCACCAGCCGCCGGCCCGGATCGCCTCCGGCAGCGTCGTCCTGCACGACGCCACGACGGGCACCGACGTCGACGTCCTCGCGCTCGGGGAGGAGGAGCTGCGGGCGTTCCGCTGGTCGAAGCTGTCGATGGTGTTCCAGGGCGCCATGAACGCCCTCAACCCCGTCCGCAGCGTCGGCGCCCAGCTCGACGACACCCTGCGCGCCCACGCCCCGCAGCTGGACCGGCGGGCCCGGCGCGACCGGTCCGCCGAGGTGCTCACCCGCGTCGGCGTCTCCCCCGACCGGTTGCGGGCCTACCCGCACGAGCTGTCCGGCGGGATGCGGCAGCGCGTCATGATCGCCATGGCCATGCTCCTGGAACCCCAGGTGATGATCATGGACGAGCCGACGACGGCGCTCGACGTCGTCGTCCAGCGCGACATCCTGCGCGAGATCGTCCGGCTGCGCGACGAGATGCAGTTCGCGGTCGTCTTCATCACCCACGACCTCCCGCTGCTGCTGGAGATCAGCGACCGCATCGCCGTCATGCGCGGTGGGGTCGTCGTCGAACTCGACACGGCCGAGAACCTCTACCGGCACGCCGCGCACCCGTACACGCGCAAGCTGCTCGGGTCCTTCCCCAGCCTGTCCGGGGACCGGGGGGCCTTCATCCGGTCCGGGGAACTGGACGCCGAACTCAGCGAGGAGACCGCGTGA
- a CDS encoding ABC transporter permease, whose amino-acid sequence MLVPTMTPWLAVGLALVAGICLFGLVGPLLVGDPDGIRDVGLAPPDGGLWLGTTQTGQDVFAQLAHATRGSLQIGFLVGALATVLSAFFGIYGAYLGGAADELFSLLTNVFLVIPGLPLVIVISGFVPRESRGLWTIAVVLALTSWAASARVLRAQTLSVRNREYVAASRLSGERAWRVIVVEILPNLLPVLASQFVFAVIAAVLGEAGLSFLGLGASGSSTLGTMLFYAQNGFALPLGAWWWFAPPGLLIALLGTGLSLINFSIDEIVNPKLKTVRMHRRRARAAARTARKEAR is encoded by the coding sequence ATGCTCGTCCCGACGATGACGCCGTGGCTCGCCGTCGGTCTCGCCCTGGTCGCCGGCATCTGCCTGTTCGGCCTCGTCGGACCGCTGCTCGTCGGCGACCCCGACGGCATCCGCGACGTCGGGCTCGCGCCGCCCGACGGCGGCCTGTGGCTGGGCACGACGCAGACGGGCCAGGACGTCTTCGCCCAGCTGGCCCACGCCACCCGCGGCTCCCTGCAGATCGGGTTCCTCGTCGGGGCCCTGGCCACCGTCCTGTCGGCGTTCTTCGGCATCTACGGCGCCTACCTCGGTGGCGCCGCCGACGAGCTGTTCTCGCTGCTCACCAACGTCTTCCTCGTCATCCCCGGCCTGCCGCTGGTCATCGTCATCTCCGGTTTCGTCCCGCGCGAGAGCCGGGGGTTGTGGACCATCGCCGTCGTGCTGGCCCTGACGAGCTGGGCCGCGTCGGCGCGCGTGCTGCGGGCGCAGACCCTCTCGGTCCGCAACCGCGAGTACGTCGCCGCTTCGCGGTTGTCCGGGGAGCGGGCCTGGCGCGTCATCGTCGTGGAGATCCTGCCGAACCTGCTGCCGGTGCTGGCCTCGCAGTTCGTGTTCGCCGTCATCGCGGCGGTCCTCGGCGAGGCCGGCCTGTCGTTCCTCGGCCTCGGCGCGTCCGGGTCCTCGACGCTCGGCACCATGCTGTTCTACGCGCAGAACGGGTTCGCGCTGCCGCTGGGCGCCTGGTGGTGGTTCGCCCCGCCGGGGTTGCTCATCGCCCTGCTCGGGACCGGGTTGTCGCTCATCAACTTCTCCATCGACGAGATCGTCAACCCCAAGCTCAAGACCGTGCGGATGCACCGACGCCGCGCCCGGGCCGCCGCCCGGACCGCCCGGAAGGAGGCCCGGTGA